DNA sequence from the Scophthalmus maximus strain ysfricsl-2021 chromosome 1, ASM2237912v1, whole genome shotgun sequence genome:
gACCAGCTAGATGCAAACTTTTACTCTCTGCCACTTGGTGCTGGGTGAGCAGTTTTACGGAGCCTTGTGTCCTGAAAACAACCTTGTGCAGCGGTTGACAACAAGGTTGATGATTATGTTAAATCTGCGACGTGATGAACCAAAACAATGTGCTAAAAGACACTTTCACATTACACTTGACCTGTTTTTCTTATAAAAAAAGGATCAATTAGTGCAGCCGCGATCGTGTTTATCGCGACAGACACACATACGCGGAGAGACAAGGCTTTCTTTATGGAGGCGGGTTGGGAAAGCCCCACCAAAACCCCAGGAGCACTGAGTGCCTGGCCTGTTCCCTCCACTACACCCTGGACACACAGAAACTGCCAGCGATTCTGCCCTGATCAGGCGGCTCtgccaacaacagcagcagctaaagagggagaaggaaagccGGGCTACGGCCAACAACCCAAAATAGGtactatatataaaaatcaaGTAACACTTTTAGTTCTAGTctataaaaacattgtttgcaCACAATCTTGGTGTTTACCAAGAGGCTATTTGTGGACACAGTTGACCGCAGACGTTTTCCTATCTAAAAGAATAACTCCAACTACTCTCAACTACAAGAGAGTACACAATCCATTCTGAATGGTAAATATCCAGTGTGATATGACTGTGTTTAATTACAGAATATGCACCACATCTCCAAGAACCCGGGCCTCGAATACTCCCTGTTGTATAACAGAACCAGCAACGGCAATTCATAACCAACCGTTACACAACTGGAGCATAGTCTCAACAGTGGCATTATGTTGTCTTCATTCAGGGGCAGGCTAGTGTTTACTGGCAAGCATGTCTTGCTACTGCTGGAAATATCCACCCACatctcagggaaaaaaacaaggcagaAGTTGCGCTTCACGCATCGAAACTCGAATCAGCAGCGCGTCTCTCGGTGAAGTCGGCCGTCAATCTATCTCTGCTTACACCGCACCGTCGCTTTGCGGCTGCCATCGCAGATTGGTGGCGATTTCGACCGATTGTTAAAGTCgatttgaaattgaattatAGCAACAACTGAATAACAGTAAGAGACAACACTGCTAGTACTGAACAATCTGAACAGAAAGGATTTTGACACAACAAATCTTTTTAACAAAGACCCGTTTCACCAGATAGGTCACTAGTGTCATGTCAAACCATCGGTGATGACCACTTCCACCGGGGAAAAACCAATCTGCATCTTTTAACTGACTCCGGAAGGAGACAGCTTGTGCACACTGACAGGGATTAAAGCTCAAGCTGCCACCAGGAAGGAGCAGCTATGTTTGCGTAATTGCTAGAACTTGTAATTGAGAAAATAGCTACTTTTATCCCATATCAGATTCTTATGTACATGATACTAATAAACGTAAACTTTAGAGACCCCTCTTCCTTGAGGAGATCTCTGACATTGGATCATTGGAACGAAAACAAAGCAGCATGATGCATAttcgataaaaaaaagaagaaaagaaaaataagaagctTGGGCTTCTGCTCGTTCTCCAGAATGAAATGAGAGGCACACAGTCATGATTTCAGAGTGTTGACAAGAGGGAAATAGGCATAATGAGTCCTAACTGTCGAGGTACAAAACGTCCAGCTCTGTTGTAGAGTGAGTagctgtgtttatttgcatgcGTTGAGGAAATACAGCAGGACAGgtacacagagagaggacacGGGGGGAGGTTGAGGGGGAACGAAGAGAATATAATACATGGGTAAGTAAAACTGGTGGAGCTCCCAGAGTGAAGCAGGCAGAGCGAATGGAGGGAGAAGGGTGGTATGATGGAGACAAACGGTGtgaaggagaaggggggagacGCTGCAGGCTGTGATGAAATGCACTTCTCagatgtgtgtaatgtgtgtctGCAAATGATAAAGACTAGTAATTAGTGCCTTATCTGTGGTTAAGTAGACAACGTATTCAAAATATATGTGAaagtgttgacacacacacacaaacacacacgcacgcacgcacgcacgcgcgctcCAAAAGGAAACCCGCTTGTTCTTCTAATCCTTTGTCTATCTATTATCTATTCCTACTGTTCCTTCGGTATTTGAACAGAAGTAGACGCAGGGGAATCTAAACACAATAAACTTTGGGAAAAGGGAAAGGCTGCGCTGGAAAAGATCTATCAGAAATTctgaaatgtcacacacacacacacacacacaaacacacacacacacacacacacacacacacacgcggacacacacacacacacctatctctatccatctctcatctctccaaATTAGCACTGCTgaaacgcacacactcacgccaACAGTAGGAGAGAAAAGCGTTGGCTGCAGGTACAAGTGAAGTCCCTGCTGGCTCCACTGCCTCCCATCTGTTatcattttctctccacagttgcTGTTTTGCTGTCACCAAGCATTGGTTTGTGACCGAATTACTGATGTAATGAGAATACTGCCATTATTCCCAAATATTGAACAAGAACATGTGCATTTTAACAGATTCACTCTTGTAGTTCTTACCCGCCTTCAAAGATGCGAACACGAGAGGGCTCTCCCTGTTTGGAAGTGGAGggcccttcttcttctttcatctctttacgctcctcctcctccttgtgctgctgctgatccttTACTCCGGTGAGGGTGCTGGGTGGGGTGGCATGTACCTACACTCAAGACACACGGAGAAATTCAAAAcaacttaaaataaaatcttgacTTGTTTTCCTAGGAGCAGGAGTCTGGTAAGCAGATTTCTTTCTGAATCTACGCCCCCCCCCATAtaaaatttttttattttaattttaaaatttgGAATTGGGGCAGTTTATGAGATTTCACGCAGCTTCCCATGgaactttttttctcatgtgtGGTAGTAGTTACTATACTGGGAGTTCCCCTTCAGGCACATTAATGTGGTTATATATAAGACCAacccattatttaaaaaaatctataagcataacattttagaaaagtTTAGTGTCTCCTTATCAGACTGACATAAATTCAGTGAGGGTGTATTGTGGTTATGTTTACCTCTGACAAATGGGGCGTCCTGCTACTGGCAGCAGACAATTTGCTGTTTGCCGCGGTTGGAGCCGTGGCCATGGTATACGTCTCCGAGCTATACTTTTGTTTGGAGCACAGTAGAGACAAGGCCATTTTAGTGCTGAGGCCTGGCAAGTTGGGGTTGTGAGCACTTATGCTCCATGTAGAGTAAACGGAGGTGCACGGGTCCCTCTGGGTGGAGGGGTTGGGTTTGACATAATTCAGGTAGCACCAGTTGActgaggtggaggtgtggaggctGGGGTATGAAGGGGTGCTTAGTCTCTCAACCCCCTCTTCCACAACTGGCACCTCTTGCTTTTTTTGACTTGTCTTCTCAgctgtctccccctcctcctcctcctcctcctcaccctttTCTTCCCTGATTTGTTTCCTTGGTactttctcctgctccctctccactTTCACAGTTGTGACCTCTACCCTCTCAGGttgtttcttctctccctctcccagttTTCTCCCAATAGCTTtactttcatcctcctctcctacTTTCTtttccacatccacatcctcctcatcctcctcgtctcctgccTTATGttgctccccctcctcttcctcttttaccCTTTTCTGGTGACGCTGAGCCTCTGTGCTGAGTTCCAGACTGGCTGCAGGAGAAAGCATCCGTTTACTTCCTCCAGCACCCATGGGACCGTATGCCTCCCCAGATCCTGAGGCCAGCTTGGTTGGCAGAGACAGGGGAAGAATGGTGACTGGAGAAGGGACTTTTAAGTAAGACCTTTGCAGTTTTTCTCGCTCAACCTGGCCCATGATAACCATAGCTGTGCAAGAAATGGGCTCCTGTGAGCGTGTGCAGGCCAGGATCTGGGATAGGGTCGTATACATGGCACTGGCATAGGTAGGTACATGTGTCTGGAGGCGCACTGGAACCACAAGGGACACTACTGGTGTAAGCTGTGTCAGGCATGTGGCAATGACCGGCCGTGGGTGATGGTAGGAGATTGTCACGAGGGATTGACGTATACGGTCAGAAGACAACATCGACGAGATGGAGGGTCTGCTGTCTGTTGTTGGAGGGGAAGGAACATGTGTGGTAAGTCTTGGAGGAGCAGGCAAGTATAGGGACTGACTAGGTCTAGTGCTGGAAGAGAACTGGAGAGGAACTAATGGAAGCTGATGGAGTGGTATACCCAACCGTTCAGCCATGTGGATCTGTGCTGGGTGTATTGGTATATGTGGAGGTCCGGACTGTGGATGTAAGAAGGCTCTGTGAATGATCTGGGTGGACAGCACTTCAGTGATGGCTGTGGTGACAGGGAGTAGCTGGGAGATTGACCCTGGGCGGAATGCTTCTTGGTGTCTGGGCTGCAAAGGGAGAACATCCTGAGGGGGCGGGAAGATTTGTGGCTGTAACAGCTGTAAGGCCTTTCCTGTAGGTTCCAGGCTGAACCGGGGGCTCTCAGTTGAatagagaggaggaaggatggaacagGAAGGCCTAGGTTTTGGACCCTCTGCTCTGGACAACTGACTCATGCTGGCCCCCTCTTCCTGTTCAGGCTCCCCTAAGGTGGCATGCTTCACAAGCAGAcactttctcctttctttccagGAGGACGTAGACTGCTGAGGGGACAGGGACCCATAATCAAAGGACTTGCTTCTGATCTCGGGGATCTGCTCTGTTTGCTGAGAGCTGGTTGGGGCCTGCTCTGAGGCTGAGCGCCTCATCTCCTTGTGGCTTTGATGGTGTTGGTGGGAAGAAGGTGGCACCATCAACATCTGGGAGCTTTGGCTGCCGACAGCCCAGGTGACAGGCTCCGATTTTGCTGTATCCTCGAAAGAGGCAGAATGGCTTGAAGTGTGGGAGATGCTGCTTTCTTGACTGGGGCTGCGGGACAGAGACGCAGATTCAAAGCTAGACTCTCCAGAGGACTGGGCTGCTTCTGCCAGGCGgagtctcttcttctttggtggCAGCTTCTCTGCAGGGAGCTGGGCCAGAGACTGGCTACGCTGAGGCCACTGGAACTCCTCCATTCTCTCTGCCTCCTATGACAGATAAAGAGCGAAGTCATTTATACATCCCAAGTACATCCCATGTACGATGAAGGGACCCTGACCTCTCACCTGTTCAAACAATTTCTTAGGATATTTGAATAATTAAAgtaataatttgaataataaaatgatttgagtcaaaaaaagaaaccccccctaaataatttcctttagaacagaggagaagaacGAAAGTCTATTATCTTTAAATAATATTGTACCTTGGATGAGGATGATGTCACTGGCGGTGACACAGATGGCATGTCAGCATCAAGCTCCGCAGTGACAAGTATCTCTGGCACTTGGATGTTTGGCTGGCGGATAAGGCGAGATGTAGAAGGTGATGGTTTTGGCTCGGGTTGTTGTGTTTGCTGACTCTCTCTGAGGTCTGGTTCCTGACTTTCCATGGATATACTCTCCTGCTTCTCAAAAGAGCTTGTGTGTTGGATGACGGACACACCCttcctgtcctgctgctgctgctgctgttcttttGGCTCAGTCTGTGGAGAAACACCTAAAACATACAGCACAAAGAAGAAATCTATCATTAAATGATATACTATCTGGCGCACTGCTTTCAAATGATGACATTAATTTGTTGATGGATTTCATACTCTTACCTGTAGCATAGTGTTATTTAGCACCGTgacttttcctttctgttttctgtgattTACATGAATGATGTAGTTTGACtcattgtgtaaatgttttcctAATCTATATATTTCAAAAGTTAAAAGAGGAAACACACTACAAAGGTATTGCAGAAAAGGAAACCATTGCTCATGCAGGATAATGTTATAATTTCCTCCGCCAAGAaatttatgttttcacccctgtgcatttgtgtgtttgtttgatagtcagcaggattatgcaaaaacttaTGAACGGATTTCCAAGATCGAAAAAAAAGGGGCGTATCCAGGAATTTTTTATGACTTTAACATTGAGagaatgttgtattttttgacaCCTAAACCAATTTCCCAAGAAGTAATGAaaggatcttgatgaaaaaaaaaaaattaggagcacatttaggggactgatatctatgggtgtgtgcaatttggtgcatcCTAATTGAATtgaaggggactgttgggccttggcggaggtatgcactaatgagtgccattctagttttatCTGCAGCAGACGGGATACTTAAACAGACCTGAGTGGGCCTGGCTGTGCTCCGGTCTGCTTGGCACTGGAATGGGGCCCGCAGAGCTTCTCGACATGGCTACAGATCCAGGGCTGGGAGGGTCCTCCTCCAggctctcctcttttctccttttcctcacaGCCATGGCCAGTGCCCGGAACTTATAGTGCATCATCATCGGGGGGCGATCCTCCCTGCCTGTTTTTCTCACATCCCTGCTCTCTTGTTCCAGCGTTTGCTGTCCTGAGCAGGTGCCTCTGTGGGCCTCATATGCTTCAATATGTTGGAAGTGAACCCCACATGCTTCACATTCAAACAGACTGGGACTCTTTTGCTGTTGCGATTGCTGATGCTGCGGCTGCCGGGCTAGTTCACTGCCTCTGGCTGAGGAGGTCGAGGAGGTGGGACAGCCCCCTTGCAGCATTATCTCCGCTCCCAGGGGGACTTCTATGGCAGGTTGGCGCTTCAGCATACGTTGAGCATGACCAGCCCTCATCTCAGCTACCACTGCTTGCTGCTCATCAAACGACTGGCAGAGACGGTAACCTCTGGGAGACATGGTGCCAGAGGTGGAGGGCTCTTCTTGGCTGGTGGAGGACGGCATTGAGTGGCTTCTAAGCAGAGGCACCGATGACAGTTCCGGGGTGCATGGTGGATCTGCCTCAGGATTGTGGAGGTGCCTCGAACCACTGGGCCCAGGAGTTTCTCCTTTGAAATCAAATGTGTTGGGGTCTTTAGGGGCACTAAATTTAGGTGACTCCATGCTGCTCTTCCTGGACAGTGAGGAGCGTCGGGGCTTTACACTGTCAATCTCACTGGTGTCTACTACTGCTTCATTGATAGTGATGAGCTTCGTAATGTGTTCTATTACTTGGGTCTTGGGCACTGTGAAGGGAATGCTCTTTTCATCCGTTCCTAAGGACGAGGACAGTGAGGAATGAGGCTGCTGCAGATGGGGACTGCGCTGCTGCCCTCCCAACCTTCCATATTTCCCTAAAATAATTTCTGCGTACGTTTTGGCACTGGCACTGGGGGGGCTAACTTGGGACAGTTCAGTGCTCCCTGATCCGGAAAAGTAGCCAGACTCTGTGCTGCCTTTACTGCCAGGGCCTAGAGAAGAAGATGAggtggaaagagaggagggagggtcaTCTGGAGAAGCCATTGGTCCACGTTTTCTTTCACTAAGCCTCAGTGCAAGTCTTTGCTTGACAGCCTGGGAGTCTTCAGGCCTCTGGCTCTCCTCTGTGCCTCCCAGCCCCTCCTTACCACCTTTCTTCTGCAGGCCCAACATCTCCTTAGAGGAGGTCTTACTGTGTTGGCCCGTCTCTTCCTCAGACTCAGTGCTTTCTCCTTCTGTGTGTTCCTCAGGGTCTTCTCCAACTCCACTCCCCTCTGGTCCACTTAAACTGGGGTCATCACGACTGGATGCCAGTCCTGCTTTAATGCGATGGGCATGGGACTTGCGGTGCTTGTACAAGTTGCTCTTGGTCTTGAAAGAAAAGCCACAGGGGGCACAAGGGTAGGGTCTTTCCCCTGTATGGGAACgaatgtgtttttgaagaaCGCTTGGCTTGGCACATGGACGGCCACAGTAAGTGCACACATATTTCCCTGGTTTTGGGGGtttcttctccccttttctGGGTGAGCTGACCCCTTCAAGGCCCTCTTGGCTGGACTGAGATGGGACCCCATGACCATGCTCAACCCGGGTGGAGGAAGTAGAAGGGAGGGATGAGGTGGATGGGGAAGCTGTAGAGAAGAAGCTGCCTCCTGAGGGACCTGGGTTGTCCGATTGCTGCCATGCTACcgcttgctgctgctgtaaccgCAGCAAAAGGTCAGTGCGTTTGGGTTGGCGATTTTGCAGGCGGCCCAAGGCTCTGTGCACTGGACGAGGATTAGGAGGCTGCTGGGGCTGCTGTGGTGGACAAGATCCCAATGAGGATTCAGCtgtcacatgctgctgctcttgtcTTCCAGAGCGCTGCCCATCAGCTGGACGGCTGGGCTCAGCCTCCATAGAGTGGGGAGGAGGCCTCACAGACACGCAAGGAAGGGCTCTTGTAGCCTCATGGGGCTAACCGCCAGGCAGCAGAGAGGTCAGAGGCAGGGGGACATTGACAGACTGAGATGTAAATCAAAACAGAGGGCCTTTCTCAGTGTCGGCCAAAAGTTATTCAAGAGGACCAAATGAGGCATCATTAAAAGGTGCCCTGGAGCTGCACGGATGCAGGTAAACATGGATCATTTCTTTGTACAAAGGAGCTCTGCTTCTGTCCAGCTTCAGCCATTCTAACAGCCCTCCCAAAGTCTTCTCTGCATCTTCTTTGTTGGTTGTCAAGGTGTTAGTCATTCAGCTTTTCAAGGGGTCTACAGGAACACAGAAAGACAAGGAGGATCAGAGTCACAAAAGTGTAAACATATTAATGTATGTATCAGATTATATAAAGAAGGTTATGTCATAAAGAGCTACAGGAAAATGCCgtaaaaatatttctcaaataGTTCTAATTCCTTCCTCACTTTGGAGGAAaaggcaacaaaaataaaagaaggttCCTGCTCTGCTGACTTCAGCCCCTGAAGTTCAGGGCTCATTACTACAcactcagaaacagaaaaacacagaacctCGTGACAGCCAAGGGGTTTTCAGAAAGCCTGCCTAACAGTCTGGGAAAGAGTTAGGTTGGTAGAATAAATGTCCAAATATCATTCATGTCCTGTTGtcaaatttgaaattaaaaattgcTCCCACATaattttctttgacaaacagcGTTACTTTGTGTTTCTTGGAGTCGTGTTGAATGAGGCCAGTGTTGCAATGAGAAAGAATTAGCCAGTTAACTGGATCAGCAACAAGTTATTCCTCTCACCTGTCCGTCTGGCTTCAACTCGTTATAAGTGCAGTGTGCAGTGATTCAGGAGACAGGTGCACACACCTACTGTAAATCTATTAAGTCATGTTAGTAACATATATTCTCGCTATTGGAGCGTTTGTAAcccttttaaaaacataataatcCTCTGGCAGGTGAATCACTTGATTCAGCATTTGAGAATCTTCTTAAAATCtagatcaaatgaaaaatgtcctcTCTCACTCAAATCAGACATACGACAAATTAGTTCTGACCCAGGACTATAGATTTTATGGAAACCATGGTTAAAATTCCTGACTTGATCGAAGATGGTCACCTTGTCTGAAGAAAATTGCAACATCACTTCATGGTGCAAGACAAGTTAACTTTTAGCTGAATGCATGATGTGGGGAATTCAGAACGAGTAATACTGATTTCCATGGTCATTTTGGTCACGTACGGTTGTATCCTGACCGATGACTGGCCGACTCCTGGCATGAGCCAGAGCAGGGCCTCACCCACAGCACAGGCAGCAACAGAGGCACAGAGTCAAAACAAACGTTGGAAATATATGCTTATCTGATCTGGCACTAAAGCTAAAGGGGGTAAATGGAGGGGGGCTGTTTTCTAGTAGATGAGAGGACTTGACAGCAACTAGGTCTCAGCCTACACCTCAGCCACCAGGGTGCAGTGTTTATGAGGGGCTAAGATGGGAGTGGTTGCTTGTCTGCTGAACGGGTGCCGTGAAACCTTTTTATGAAAATGGATCTATTGAAATATTGCCCACTCACACACTACTAGAAGGCTCTGTGTATGAGTACAGATGGTCATGGAGACTAAGAGATGAGGCAAtgaaatctctcttttttttaatcaagatgTATGCTCAGTAATATTTCCCACTTACCACAAATCCTGCACTCTGTCTCAACTGGAGACACAGCATTTCTTGTAGCGCAGCCAATCAAAACACATTCTGGGAATGGATGGGGCCAATCATAACATTTTCACTGAGCAGCCACGCTCAACCGCTGACAGTCCCAGCACGGGCTCATCCATAGCATCAATCATCGTCGACGAGGTTGATACTATTCGCAACCCCCTCCAACTCTGTCAGACTCTGGAGATCAGTGCTCAGTGAAGGAGGACACTGTGTACGTTCACCTCATAGTTGTAGATCTCTATGATGGTGCAGACAGCATGCACCACCTCTGACAGTTCCAGGAACGTACCAGGAAAGAAGACAGCAAGAAAGGGCGGCCTACAAATGCTTTAGCGCCGGTGCAGAACAAATGCAGAATCTGGCTATAAAGGAGGTGAGATACAGAAAATTCACAGGTGTTCTATAATATTAGATATGTGCATGTGAAATAGAAGTAAGAAAGATGAAGTTGGacgaggtggggaggaggaaaagactgAAGCAGTGATCCGGTGGCTGAATAAACAGGCCCAGCGGAAGACTACAGCTTGAGTTGCCAGTGGTGGCAAGGCAGCAGtgacagttcatttttttttttttaatgagccaCACTCGCTCTGTTCATATGTCGAAAAACACACACGGCACAGTCAGCCTtcataagtggaaaaaaaaaggaaagagaatcACTCTTCCTCTTGGAAACGACTTGACAGATTCTCGGCTCCATCTCCACGTTCCCCCACATTTGTTCGGGCCAATCATCTGTTTAGTGTGCGTTTCTCCGAGCAGACCAGCGTTTTGATTACAGGAGACTTACACAATCAGCACTCAGCAATTATCAACACCATTAAAATTCACTCCtctgttttcaatttgtcttCCACCGTCTCAGCTGTACAGGGAAGACTTCTGTGTGCGGTGACACACAGAAGTCTTCTGTCTTGGGCTGTTGAGAGAGACACATTAGTCTCTTGAGTTACATGTAGGGACGTTAGATCAGGAGGGACTGGGGCTCTCAGAAGAGAAACACCCAGTGTCAAGAGGGTTGTCCCTCACACACTTGAACTTTAGAGAGAAAAGTGACATGACAAGAAAAGAGGGGTGGGTTTGGGTAAAGGCTGGTCAAATGGGAGAGGGTCTGGACGTGAAGAGCGATGATGCTGTGCATAGAAAACAGAAGGCCTGAACAGGAAGGTATGCAAAGAGAGCAAGACAAATCGTCCTCCTCAACGTCCTTGTAATGAGTGTCTCTGTTCGTGTAGTTAGTTAAAAGAGTGTACGTTTTAATGATCTCTGGCATAGCTGTTGATGCAGCCCTTAAACAGGGCGATTAGGAGATTTTAAGGTTGAGGGAGAGCACTGCTTACATTATTCATGACGGTCTAGACTGCCAGCTCTGAGAGGGGAAACACACAGTCAGGGCCTTGCCAGGAAGATGAGGGAAAAGGAATGCCAGAGTCCAGCCTACATtgagccaaaacacacacacacacacgcacaccctcCAGCACACTTACAGTGTACAGTACTACGCTCTCCAGAGAAATACCCACCGACACGCAGCAGCCAAATCCACTCTGACAGCTCTGACCAGCCAATCAACTGCGGTGCCCTGAGCTGACCTACCCTGGTACCACTCAGCCCATCCACTGCTGTTTGACGAGGGGTTTTCCTTTCTCATCATCCTCATTCCACAGGCATGACTTGTAATCAGCAGCACCCATTACATTCAACACTTCAGTGCACTAagggcacgcgcacacacacacacgcacgcacgcacgcacgcacgcacgcacgcacgcacgcacaagcacacgcacgcacacacacacacacacacacacacacacacacacacacacacacacacacacacacacacacacacacaatcagttGACTGTAACGTGAAAATATTAGTCATTTAAAGGAAGACACGCAGGTTATGTAAATCTTTCTAACCTCATCGATGAGGGTGAGGCAAGGGCGTTCTTCCTTCGGCTCTATTTTTAGGCTGAGGTGCGA
Encoded proteins:
- the LOC118301870 gene encoding transcription factor HIVEP3; translated protein: MEAEPSRPADGQRSGRQEQQHVTAESSLGSCPPQQPQQPPNPRPVHRALGRLQNRQPKRTDLLLRLQQQQAVAWQQSDNPGPSGGSFFSTASPSTSSLPSTSSTRVEHGHGVPSQSSQEGLEGVSSPRKGEKKPPKPGKYVCTYCGRPCAKPSVLQKHIRSHTGERPYPCAPCGFSFKTKSNLYKHRKSHAHRIKAGLASSRDDPSLSGPEGSGVGEDPEEHTEGESTESEEETGQHSKTSSKEMLGLQKKGGKEGLGGTEESQRPEDSQAVKQRLALRLSERKRGPMASPDDPPSSLSTSSSSLGPGSKGSTESGYFSGSGSTELSQVSPPSASAKTYAEIILGKYGRLGGQQRSPHLQQPHSSLSSSLGTDEKSIPFTVPKTQVIEHITKLITINEAVVDTSEIDSVKPRRSSLSRKSSMESPKFSAPKDPNTFDFKGETPGPSGSRHLHNPEADPPCTPELSSVPLLRSHSMPSSTSQEEPSTSGTMSPRGYRLCQSFDEQQAVVAEMRAGHAQRMLKRQPAIEVPLGAEIMLQGGCPTSSTSSARGSELARQPQHQQSQQQKSPSLFECEACGVHFQHIEAYEAHRGTCSGQQTLEQESRDVRKTGREDRPPMMMHYKFRALAMAVRKRRKEESLEEDPPSPGSVAMSRSSAGPIPVPSRPEHSQAHSGVSPQTEPKEQQQQQQDRKGVSVIQHTSSFEKQESISMESQEPDLRESQQTQQPEPKPSPSTSRLIRQPNIQVPEILVTAELDADMPSVSPPVTSSSSKEAERMEEFQWPQRSQSLAQLPAEKLPPKKKRLRLAEAAQSSGESSFESASLSRSPSQESSISHTSSHSASFEDTAKSEPVTWAVGSQSSQMLMVPPSSHQHHQSHKEMRRSASEQAPTSSQQTEQIPEIRSKSFDYGSLSPQQSTSSWKERRKCLLVKHATLGEPEQEEGASMSQLSRAEGPKPRPSCSILPPLYSTESPRFSLEPTGKALQLLQPQIFPPPQDVLPLQPRHQEAFRPGSISQLLPVTTAITEVLSTQIIHRAFLHPQSGPPHIPIHPAQIHMAERLGIPLHQLPLVPLQFSSSTRPSQSLYLPAPPRLTTHVPSPPTTDSRPSISSMLSSDRIRQSLVTISYHHPRPVIATCLTQLTPVVSLVVPVRLQTHVPTYASAMYTTLSQILACTRSQEPISCTAMVIMGQVEREKLQRSYLKVPSPVTILPLSLPTKLASGSGEAYGPMGAGGSKRMLSPAASLELSTEAQRHQKRVKEEEEGEQHKAGDEEDEEDVDVEKKVGEEDESKAIGRKLGEGEKKQPERVEVTTVKVEREQEKVPRKQIREEKGEEEEEEEGETAEKTSQKKQEVPVVEEGVERLSTPSYPSLHTSTSVNWCYLNYVKPNPSTQRDPCTSVYSTWSISAHNPNLPGLSTKMALSLLCSKQKYSSETYTMATAPTAANSKLSAASSRTPHLSEVHATPPSTLTGVKDQQQHKEEEERKEMKEEEGPSTSKQGEPSRVRIFEGGYKSNEEYIYVRGRGRGKYICGECGIRCKKPSMLKKHIRTHTDVRPYICKHCNFAFKTKGNLTKHMKSKAHGKKCQTMGVSESSLDEPESEETAGSDERVCGSEEQEGHQFSGVEDSEDDDDNDDDDDEEESVSHEDPPSSCSSETHLSTGGRSSCSRHSQHGTPDPEPPAGPSPSPSHEHSPRGVWLSRRAASPGSRRALFSRRGWKSSPRAFSPSSESCSPSRSLSPRLELSSPIHSLAPRTELPSPSRHVSPSPERGPSPIRPLSPLRPISPSCYRSSQARAPHSLLGLQHRAAGYLPWESPSSKGSHVKLEKRGTAVGEGPALAGASLFPAAFRLSTCEGYRGHQAADNIFSHLPMHSQQAKVPYLMISIGGIQMVQARPRSHPTTPSSPTSPPMEGPSLARVESYWGGTPRTQGLRTPGDRWSEHQAAGTSQSGQWSVSTVPTCSRLESETTDSKQYGSSHSSAHTHWSPTETEERCVRDSRWRAPSSPAAPVASRLIGQEPEGEEPPSSSDQVEGGAEGDSARTEQST